One Ahaetulla prasina isolate Xishuangbanna chromosome 1, ASM2864084v1, whole genome shotgun sequence DNA window includes the following coding sequences:
- the LOC131198163 gene encoding uncharacterized protein LOC131198163, whose translation MSSVENKVIYACRNHGTLIYATQAVALYVVFLSEVSSQNQSHKHFKGRYYIFEDHVNSTSSEKSVLKSNSSFGFKSYISHRGHSLNFTATTPTLGKENWPSVTNEKTIKAETETFLKPAVGKHMHVSLLKSTKTVSLNPFDLKRRQATKPSVDNSRTLNEIPTLVSESNDVENEEEAFTRKPGVYSTSPHMTHNPQTMTKLESTKNHGAMTEFVGPQNDGSTTARWMTTQVRSTEGEITNAVTFPQVSLEEQRIPVQSLKSIPPKMQKQMLQMLLPNSEVSKKKADLTESPQHREQTKIYKREQTVNQVYTAENGNTAVQITVSEGIKASPCKSAMETKFHHTLTLASTDMPPTPSLKSFNDYLMSTSTTVNPKVMPSYLLMATQINTAFTTQYKKSVSRNREHLQKKQTKTTLLYSPASWLPTSSILLKVKNKSYETNPEFRSDENYFALNSQHNPGDLLFETVFEIEQEGQLPPVGSNLEKAYIDSIKHQVQERMKLFSNKIKEFKLKEIMRKKEIEMDRHNGPDLIFAFWLHLTSEEKNISHSLHFQLEDLNGIFVGAGKVQTVLVRDVNECNSEIGLCGNEAICLNEYGTYSCQCKEEYEDRSLTKSGTLCVRNPRSGLDSFYNHIEFILGITAFCITLLIVVITVLCIIIKKRCIKRDTQFQETVLPVMPVEPQLQPSTFDHNNIRQLLTLDTAQLKVRAKPPELPLQLRAGSSETCRVSIEQSERL comes from the exons ATGTCGAGTGTTGAAAACAAAGTGATTTATGCCTGCAGAAATCACGGTACTCTGATTTATGCTACTCAAGCAGTAGCCCTCTATGTAGTATTTTTGTCAGAAGTTTCTTCTCAGAACCAAAGTCATAAGCACTTTAAAGGACGGTATTATATATTTGAAGATCATGTAAATTCTACAAGTAGTGAAAAATCAGTTTTGAAATCTAACAGCAGTTTTGGATTCAAGTCATATATATCTCATAGAGGACATAGTTTGAACTTTACAGCGACTACCCCAACGCTTGGCAAAGAGAATTGGCCATCTGTGACAAATGAAAAGACTATTAAAGCAGAgacagaaacatttttaaaacctgCTGTTGGCAAGCATATGCATGTTTCTCTCTTAAAATCAACAAAAACAGTTAGCTTGAATCCATTTGATTTGAAGAGAAGGCAAGCTACAAAACCATCTGTTGACAATAGTAGAACTTTAAACGAAATTCCTACACTAGTATCGGAATCAAATGATGTAGAGAATGAGGAAGAAGCTTTTACACGCAAGCCAGGTGTTTATTCAACCTCTCCACACATGACTCATAATCCTCAAACGATGACAAAATTGGAATCAACAAAAAATCATGGAGCTATGACTGAATTTGTCGGTCCTCAGAATGATGGCTCTACAACCGCAAGATGGATGACAACACAGGTGAGAAGTACTGAAGGAGAAATCACGAATGCTGTTACTTTTCCTCAAGTCTCCTTGGAAGAACAGAGAATTccagtccaatctcttaaaagtaTCCCACCGAAGATGCAGAAACAAATGCTTCAAATGCTGCTTCCTAATTCTGAGGTCTCCAAGAAAAAGGCAGACCTAACAGAATCTCCACAACACCGGGAACAGACCAAAATATATAAAAGAGAGCAGACGGTCAATCAAGTGTATACAGCAGAGAATGGCAACACTGCTGTGCAAATAACTGTATCTGAAGGAATTAAGGCAAGCCCCTGCAAGTCTGCTATGGAAACCAAGTTCCATCATACCCTGACTTTAGCCTCTACTGATAtgcctcctactccttctctgaaGTCATTTAATGATTACTTGATGAGTACTTCCACCACTGTGAATCCCAAAGTTATGCCTTCATATTTGCTGATGGCAACTCAGATAAACACAGCTTTTACTACGCAATACAAGAAGTCAGTAAGCAGGAATAGAGAACATTTGCAAAAGAAGCAGACCAAAACAACTCTTTTGTATTCCCCTGCTAGTTGGTTGCCAACCAGTAGCATTCTCttgaaagtaaaaaataaatcctatg AGACAAATCCCGAATTCAGGTCTGATGAAAATTATTTTGCATTGAACTCTCAGCACAATCCTGGAG ATCTTCTATTTGAAACAGTTTTTGAAATAGAACAGGAAGGACAACTGCCACCTGTTGGAAGCAATCTGGAAAAAGCTTACATTGATTCAATTAAGCACCAG gTACAAGAAAGAATGAAACTCTTCTCTAACAAAATCAAAGAattcaaattaaaagaaattatgagaaaaaaagaaattgaaatggaCAG ACACAATGGCCCAGACCTCATATTCGCATTCTGGTTGCATTTAACATCGGAAGAAAAGAACATATCTCACTCACTACATTTTCAACTGGAAGATCTTAATGGTATATTTGTGGGAGCTGGTAAGGTCCAAACTGTTTTGGTGAGAG ATGTGAATGAATGCAACTCTGAAATTGGTTTATGTGGCAATGAGGCCATTTGTCTCAACGAATATGGAACATACTCCTGCCAGTGTAAAGAAGAGTACGAGGACCGTTCTCTGACAAAATCGGGTACTTTGTGTGTTCGTAATCCACGGTCAG gTTTGGACTCCTTCTACAACCACATTGAGTTTATTCTCGGAATCACTGCTTTTTGCATCACTCTGCTCATTGTAGTGATCACTGTGCTGTGTATTATcataaagaaaagatgcattaaaAGAGATACGCAGTTCCAAGAGACTGTTTTGCCTGTAATGCCAGTAGAGCCCCAGCTGCAACCATCAACCTTTGATCATAATAACATCCGTCAACTCCTTACGCTGGACACTGCCCAGCTAAAGGTCAGAGCCAAGCCACCAGAACTGCCCCTGCAGTTGAGGGCTGGCTCCAGTGAAACATGCAGAGTATCTATTGAGCAATCTGAACGtttgtga